One genomic segment of Streptomyces sp. TLI_146 includes these proteins:
- the ilvD gene encoding dihydroxy-acid dehydratase, with amino-acid sequence MPELRSRTVTHGRNMAGARALMRASGVAGADIGKPIIAVANSFTEFVPGHTHLAPVGRIVSDAILAAGAVPREFNTIAVDDGIAMGHGGMLYSLPSRDLIADSVEYMVEAHCADALICISNCDKITPGMLMAAMRLNIPTVFVSGGPMEAGQATLVDGTVRKLDLIDAMVDAANEKISDADVLRIEENACPTCGSCSGMFTANSMNCLTEAMGLSLPGNGSVLATHTARRALYENAARTVVDITKRYYEDDDASVLPRSIATRAAFENAMALDIAMGGSTNTILHLLAAAQEAELDYDLKDIDAVSRRVPCLAKVAPNVAPTTTYYMEDVHRAGGIPAILGELYRAGLLNEDVHTVHSRSIKEWLDAWDVRGGSATPEAVELWHAAPGCERSATAFSQSKRWETLDTDAANGCIRDAAHAYSRDGGLAVLKGNLAEDGCVVKTAGVDESIWTFEGPAVVCESQDEAVDKILRKEVKEGDVVVIRYEGPKGGPGMQEMLYPTSFLKGRGLGKSCALVTDGRFSGGTSGLSIGHASPEAASGGTIALVEDGDRIRIDIPSRSIELLVPEAELTARRESLGGVYAPKSRERKVSAALRAYAAMATSADKGAVRDVSKLS; translated from the coding sequence ATGCCCGAGCTGAGGTCCCGCACCGTCACCCACGGCCGCAATATGGCCGGCGCCCGCGCCCTGATGCGCGCCTCGGGCGTAGCCGGCGCGGACATCGGCAAGCCGATCATCGCCGTGGCGAACAGCTTCACCGAGTTCGTCCCCGGGCACACCCACCTCGCCCCCGTCGGCCGCATCGTCTCCGACGCGATCCTGGCCGCCGGCGCCGTCCCCCGCGAGTTCAACACCATCGCGGTCGACGACGGCATCGCGATGGGCCACGGCGGCATGCTCTACAGCCTCCCCTCCCGCGACCTGATCGCGGACAGCGTGGAGTACATGGTCGAGGCCCACTGCGCCGACGCCCTGATCTGCATCTCCAACTGCGACAAGATCACCCCGGGCATGCTGATGGCCGCGATGCGCCTCAACATCCCCACCGTCTTCGTCTCCGGCGGCCCGATGGAGGCCGGCCAGGCCACCCTCGTCGACGGCACCGTCCGCAAGCTCGACCTGATCGATGCCATGGTCGACGCGGCCAACGAGAAGATCTCGGACGCGGACGTCCTGCGCATCGAGGAGAACGCCTGCCCCACCTGCGGCAGCTGTTCCGGCATGTTCACCGCCAACTCGATGAACTGCCTGACCGAGGCCATGGGCCTGAGCCTGCCCGGCAACGGCTCGGTCCTCGCCACCCACACCGCCCGCCGCGCCCTGTACGAGAACGCGGCCCGTACGGTCGTCGACATCACCAAGCGGTACTACGAGGACGACGACGCCTCCGTCCTCCCGCGCAGCATCGCCACGCGCGCGGCGTTCGAGAACGCGATGGCGCTCGACATCGCCATGGGCGGCTCCACCAACACGATCCTGCACCTGCTGGCCGCCGCCCAGGAGGCCGAGCTCGACTACGACCTGAAGGACATCGACGCGGTGTCCCGCCGGGTGCCGTGCCTGGCCAAGGTCGCGCCCAACGTCGCGCCCACCACCACGTACTACATGGAGGACGTGCACCGCGCGGGCGGCATCCCCGCCATCCTCGGCGAGCTCTACCGCGCGGGCCTGCTCAACGAGGACGTCCACACCGTGCACTCCCGCTCCATCAAGGAGTGGCTGGACGCGTGGGACGTGCGCGGGGGCTCCGCGACGCCCGAGGCCGTCGAGCTGTGGCACGCGGCGCCCGGCTGCGAGCGCTCGGCGACCGCGTTCTCGCAGTCCAAGCGCTGGGAGACGCTCGACACGGACGCGGCGAACGGCTGCATCCGCGACGCGGCGCACGCGTACTCGCGGGACGGCGGCCTGGCCGTCCTCAAGGGCAACCTCGCCGAGGACGGCTGCGTAGTGAAGACGGCCGGCGTCGACGAGTCCATCTGGACGTTCGAGGGCCCGGCGGTCGTCTGCGAGTCGCAGGACGAGGCCGTCGACAAGATCCTCCGCAAGGAGGTCAAGGAGGGCGACGTCGTCGTCATCCGCTACGAGGGCCCCAAGGGCGGCCCCGGTATGCAGGAGATGCTCTACCCGACGTCGTTCCTCAAGGGGCGCGGCCTCGGCAAGTCCTGCGCGCTGGTCACGGACGGCCGCTTCTCCGGTGGCACTTCGGGCCTGTCCATCGGCCACGCCTCGCCCGAGGCGGCGTCCGGCGGCACGATCGCCCTGGTCGAGGACGGCGACCGCATCCGCATCGACATCCCCAGCCGCTCGATCGAACTCCTGGTCCCCGAGGCCGAGTTGACGGCCCGTCGGGAGTCGCTGGGCGGGGTGTACGCCCCGAAGTCCCGCGAGCGGAAGGTCTCGGCGGCGCTGCGGGCGTACGCGGCGATGGCCACGAGCGCGGACAAGGGCGCGGTCCGAGACGTCTCCAAACTGTCCTGA
- a CDS encoding PQQ-binding-like beta-propeller repeat protein, which produces MPPLRSTGPGPEADHPEYAGQYLLESTLGSGGMGVVHLAASASGLRLAVKVVHAQHAKDPEFRARFRQEVSAARRVSGAFTASVVDADPTAARPWMATLYIPGPTLAEEVKLNGPLAPSQVRRLGAGLAEALRDIHRAGVVHRDLKPSNVLLAADGPKVIDFGISRPYDSDLRTETGKLIGTPPFMAPEQFQSPREVGPAADVFAMGAVLVHAATGNGPFDSESHYIVAYQVVHNEPDLTGVPDDLVPLLRSCLAKKPEDRPTPDELMAELRSAAYGTEAFIPTQRFRNPVEKVPGRPWPGGEEEGSSSDVPTHKRAAAEPVPAPGRARRPLRWVAAGAALVAVVAGGVLGVRMGAGGDGDSAPPTGPAGQVARRADAFTPWAVPLAGGGGGNRTPACSFAGADRALYCAAPGVTAARLDPANGHVVWSVKAKGAAGRVADDGQPRVSGGLVLVAPPGAGRVEALDPATGATRWSRPVPAHAALAIGDTSVVFTADSGEVRCLDSATGKERWRGRPAAATAQWVAAPGGTAWYAVSVAEDAATSLVTAVAPNTGKVLWTKRLPGSLGPVGVAGGALALLAADADSFTTAVVRLDTATRAVRRTPLPAPVDQAQATVADDGSRVYVFGAGGSLLAVDAGRGAQLWRLETGAARASRPVAGGGRVYVTASDGRLLAVDAGRGVLVGQTAPRMASGRDTFAASLGAPVVVGAVVYGGAPDGAVFGVGVGALAGRGAP; this is translated from the coding sequence ATGCCGCCGCTGCGCAGCACGGGGCCGGGCCCAGAAGCGGATCATCCGGAGTACGCGGGGCAGTACCTGCTGGAGTCGACGCTCGGCTCCGGCGGCATGGGCGTGGTCCATCTGGCCGCGTCGGCCTCCGGCCTGCGCCTGGCCGTCAAGGTCGTGCACGCCCAGCACGCCAAGGACCCCGAGTTCAGGGCGCGGTTCCGGCAGGAGGTGTCGGCCGCGCGGCGGGTGAGCGGGGCGTTCACCGCGTCCGTCGTCGACGCCGACCCGACGGCCGCGCGGCCCTGGATGGCCACGCTCTACATCCCCGGGCCCACCCTCGCCGAGGAAGTGAAGCTCAACGGGCCGCTCGCGCCCTCGCAGGTGCGGCGGCTCGGCGCCGGGCTCGCCGAGGCGCTGCGCGACATCCATCGCGCCGGGGTCGTGCACCGCGACCTCAAGCCCAGCAACGTCCTGCTCGCCGCCGACGGGCCCAAGGTCATCGACTTCGGCATCTCGCGCCCGTACGACAGCGATCTGCGCACCGAGACGGGGAAGCTGATCGGCACGCCGCCGTTCATGGCGCCGGAGCAGTTCCAGTCGCCGCGCGAGGTCGGGCCCGCCGCCGATGTCTTCGCGATGGGCGCGGTGCTGGTGCACGCGGCGACCGGGAACGGGCCGTTCGACTCCGAGAGCCACTACATCGTGGCGTACCAGGTCGTGCACAACGAGCCCGATCTGACCGGGGTTCCGGACGATCTCGTACCGCTGCTGCGGAGCTGTCTCGCCAAGAAGCCCGAGGACCGGCCGACGCCGGACGAGCTGATGGCGGAGCTGCGGTCGGCGGCGTACGGGACCGAGGCCTTCATCCCGACCCAGCGGTTCCGCAATCCGGTCGAGAAGGTGCCGGGGCGGCCCTGGCCGGGCGGGGAGGAGGAGGGTTCCTCCTCCGACGTGCCCACGCACAAGAGAGCCGCCGCCGAGCCCGTCCCGGCTCCCGGGCGGGCGCGTCGGCCGCTGCGGTGGGTCGCCGCCGGTGCGGCGCTCGTGGCCGTGGTGGCGGGTGGGGTGCTGGGTGTACGGATGGGGGCGGGCGGGGACGGCGACAGCGCCCCGCCGACGGGTCCGGCCGGTCAAGTGGCCCGGCGCGCGGACGCGTTCACGCCCTGGGCCGTGCCGCTCGCGGGCGGCGGGGGCGGCAACCGCACCCCGGCCTGCTCCTTCGCCGGAGCGGACCGGGCCCTTTACTGCGCCGCCCCCGGTGTCACGGCGGCCCGGCTCGATCCCGCGAACGGGCACGTCGTGTGGTCGGTGAAGGCCAAGGGCGCGGCCGGGCGGGTGGCCGACGACGGGCAGCCGCGGGTCTCGGGCGGGCTCGTCCTCGTGGCGCCGCCGGGCGCGGGCCGTGTCGAGGCGCTCGACCCGGCGACCGGCGCCACGCGCTGGTCCCGCCCGGTCCCGGCGCACGCGGCGCTCGCCATCGGCGACACGTCCGTCGTGTTCACCGCCGACAGCGGCGAGGTGCGCTGCCTCGACAGCGCGACCGGCAAGGAGCGCTGGCGCGGGCGGCCCGCCGCCGCGACGGCGCAGTGGGTCGCGGCGCCCGGCGGAACGGCGTGGTACGCCGTGTCGGTGGCCGAGGACGCGGCGACCTCGCTGGTCACCGCCGTCGCGCCGAACACCGGCAAGGTGCTGTGGACCAAGCGGCTGCCGGGCTCGCTGGGGCCCGTCGGGGTGGCGGGCGGGGCGCTCGCCCTGCTCGCGGCGGACGCCGACAGCTTCACGACGGCGGTCGTACGTCTGGACACGGCGACCCGGGCGGTACGCCGTACGCCGCTGCCCGCCCCCGTCGACCAGGCGCAGGCGACCGTCGCCGACGACGGCTCCCGGGTGTACGTGTTCGGGGCGGGCGGGTCACTGCTCGCGGTGGACGCGGGGCGCGGCGCGCAGCTGTGGCGGCTGGAGACGGGGGCGGCGCGGGCCTCGCGCCCGGTCGCGGGCGGGGGACGGGTGTACGTCACCGCTTCGGACGGGCGGTTGCTGGCCGTGGACGCGGGGCGGGGGGTGCTGGTCGGACAGACGGCCCCGCGGATGGCGTCCGGGCGGGACACGTTTGCGGCGAGTCTGGGGGCGCCGGTGGTGGTGGGGGCGGTGGTGTACGGGGGTGCGCCGGATGGGGCGGTGTTTGGGGTGGGGGTGGGGGCTTTGGCGGGGCGCGGTGCCCCTTGA
- a CDS encoding peptidase, which translates to MTAEELADVAAETTTKRYPVAPGVRVNVRSGPGTGYPVVKVLSAGVSVPINCQCPGTTVSGPYGTTNIWDNIANGQYVSDAYVKTGSDGYVAVRCG; encoded by the coding sequence ATGACTGCGGAAGAGCTCGCGGACGTGGCGGCCGAGACGACGACGAAGCGGTACCCGGTGGCGCCGGGCGTCCGCGTGAACGTCCGCAGCGGCCCGGGCACCGGATACCCGGTGGTCAAGGTGCTGTCCGCCGGGGTGAGCGTCCCGATCAACTGCCAGTGCCCCGGCACGACGGTCTCCGGCCCGTACGGGACGACCAACATCTGGGACAACATCGCCAACGGTCAGTACGTGTCGGACGCGTACGTGAAGACGGGCAGCGACGGTTACGTGGCGGTCCGCTGCGGCTGA
- the proC gene encoding pyrroline-5-carboxylate reductase, with protein sequence MTHTVAVLGTGKIGEALLSGMIRAGWNPANLLVTTRRPDRAEELRTRYGVEAVTNADAAKRADTLILAVKPQDMGRLLDELSPHITPDRLVISAAAGIPTAFIEERLAPNTPVVRVMPNTPVLVDEGMSVISAGSHATPTHLAHTEEIFGGVGKTLRVPESQQDAATALSGSGPAYFYYLVEAMTDAGILLGLPRAQAHDLIVQAAIGAAVMLRDSGEHPVKLREAVTSPAGTTISAIRELENHGVRAALIAALEAARDRSRELASGNG encoded by the coding sequence ATGACCCACACCGTCGCAGTCCTCGGCACCGGCAAGATCGGCGAAGCCCTCCTGAGCGGGATGATCCGCGCCGGCTGGAACCCCGCGAACCTCCTCGTCACCACCCGCCGCCCCGACCGCGCCGAAGAACTCCGCACCCGCTACGGCGTCGAGGCCGTCACCAACGCCGACGCCGCCAAGCGCGCCGACACCCTGATCCTCGCCGTGAAGCCCCAGGACATGGGCCGCCTCCTCGACGAACTCAGCCCGCACATCACCCCCGACCGCCTGGTCATCAGCGCCGCCGCCGGCATCCCCACCGCGTTCATCGAGGAACGGCTCGCCCCGAACACCCCGGTCGTCCGCGTCATGCCGAACACCCCGGTCCTCGTGGACGAGGGCATGTCCGTCATCAGCGCCGGCAGCCACGCGACCCCGACCCACCTCGCCCACACCGAGGAGATCTTCGGCGGCGTCGGCAAGACCCTGCGCGTCCCCGAGTCCCAGCAGGACGCGGCCACCGCACTCTCCGGCTCGGGCCCGGCGTACTTCTACTACCTCGTCGAGGCGATGACCGACGCCGGCATCCTGCTCGGCCTGCCGCGCGCCCAGGCCCACGACCTGATCGTGCAGGCCGCCATCGGCGCCGCCGTGATGCTCCGCGACAGCGGCGAACACCCGGTCAAGCTCCGCGAGGCCGTCACCTCCCCGGCGGGAACCACGATCAGCGCGATCCGCGAACTGGAGAACCACGGCGTACGGGCCGCCCTGATCGCCGCCCTGGAAGCCGCCCGCGACCGCAGCCGAGAGCTGGCGTCGGGCAACGGCTGA